Within the Carassius gibelio isolate Cgi1373 ecotype wild population from Czech Republic chromosome B4, carGib1.2-hapl.c, whole genome shotgun sequence genome, the region TCTTCAATCAAATAGCTTCCTCTTTTCCTTTTTTCAGAAATACAAGCTGCAACAAAGACTTCTCCAAAACCAAAGATCTACAGAATGCTTAACCATACACTCATTATATTGTGACCACACTTTTTATGCTGcagtgtttgtttacttttaaaactacaaattgttatatttctgtttactcttaaaccacattattttcttttattttttacatacaaTTTAACATACTATTTGCCTATTCCACCTTTATAATATTTAGTGTTCTTATTCCTCGTATTTTATACAATAAACttacaattttcattaaaatacaaaaatattgcacGCTACACTCCCACAACACAAGTATATTACTTAAACTTCCTTTGTAACACAGGTCTGCTATTTATTGTGCAATAAATCTACTCTTATTAACAAATTTTATGCTAAAACATTGAGAAATTTAAATTGCCAAAGCATTATTGGTATATTCACTGATGTTAACATCACcattaattcaaataataaaaaaagacaataattaTCTTTCGTTTTAACCATAATATTTAACAAATCTTTTAATAAATACCAAATTATTCTACATAAACATACTTAGTCTCATAATTTTATTCGATTATAAAGGCTAACAGAAACTTAAATGccataaattctttaaatgccATAAATTTTCACTGATTAATTGCACAGGTCAAAAAAGTTTTGACAGGTCAGCAAGAGAGAGAGCGCGAAAGAGATAGTGCGCGTGAAagacagcgagagagagtgtgcgagagagagagagagcgagctccCCGGCTgcacgctcaccgtcttcaaacaacacgagtgctgtcttgctctctctacCTCACGCATATTAATCAACTGACAGGATGGTgtcataataatttaaaatgagaatgtaaatctgctctccccatttttgtttgtaagaaaaaatttgattagatttcatgtCGCAATATATattgtagaaaaataaaatattgcaatgtcatttttttcccaatatcgtgcagccctactgtataattttatttacatctgcatccattgtattttgtgctgttttactACCTTTTCTGGGTCAGAACGTCTAtgtttggtagtttcagcagtgtatagtgtaaatgcaaaaatcggatacgggacacttttaaaagatgatgtaagcagtcgtcaaaaaaatcggatatagtcagaaaatcagatttgggcatcaagacctgcagtgtaaatgcagcctaaaaGACTCTGGGAATCAGAAAgtggcagagagagacagactgagaAGAGGAGAACTGTTGCTGTTGGTCACAGAAACGTCAGAGTGCTGTGGATTTAAGCTTACTCCAACTTCTTCCTTTCCTCAAACTTTATTACATGTAACTTTAAAGGCATGAAGCAACAAACAACACATTTAGAAATGAAAAGCATCAAATCCTATTATTATTAGATCCTATTATCTACTACTACAGAAAGAGTCTACTACTCTTACTTTTTACACAATTACGTGTCTGGTAGTTGCATTCacaaattgttaataattataaCTATGGCCTCTTTCACCTTATAAATATTGCACAAAGAAGAAATAAGCTCTAGCTGGTTGAATAGAGCACTTACTAGTCACACTGACCTCTAGCTGTGTTTCCATTTCCCTTTAAATTGCGCAAACTGAAATTGTGAATTGAAAATACATGCAATAGAAACCGGTCAATATTTCGCAAAACTCACATATatcacaaaacatttttacacttggctcatccaaaaaaaaaaacataagaaaaacaagaaaaggcgatggtcaaagaggtggagacaacgcgagcatggacattacttgctacatcatgatatgaaggtaagttgttgttttatctcatagaaatgttgtactacacagattaataaccgttgaaataaacgttcatatattcgtttccatgtactttggtggactgcagttgtggttGTAGTTATGCctatcgactttatttgtattgttatatttGACAGGTTTCTGACAGAGAAGGGGTCAAGGAGCTACTTTGTATGAGTGTGGTGGAGCTTgagtttgtcctcgggggacaccacacacgagaagaaatccggccaaataaatccaacatgttggatatccccgatttgagatcggagcggtcccgacgtccttccgagcagaggagagcagtcttaacacaccacacacggcaggaatatttgatcagattattttacgataatcggagcatcctaagattgtcggaaggggtgaatcggagCTAAAATcagcctaattatcctgccgtgtgaaccagccttaagttgCATATGGCCGACAAACCACCAAGGGGCCCCACTGCAGCTATGTAATTAAAGTGGCTTTTTGCATTTTTCCTTGATAGGACAGTGGAAATACGACAGGAAGTTGTTGGGAGCTTGGAATGGAACTTAAGAGCCTAGTTTCACAGACGGGATTTAGCTTAAGCTAGGACTAGGCCTTAGTTAAATTGAGATATTTAAACAGCTGTTAATATAAATGGCTTAGAAGAAAATGCTATATGTGTACATCCTTCGACAGAACAATAGCATTTTATGATATGTTAAGATAAAGCGCAGCAGCGGACCAGGgcataaaacacaaatatatttcacttaaaggccatgttgcaggttaaacatcactttcgattaatggttacataaatcacttttaaaatttCTCAAAAATGGGCTCAAAGACCTATTTTTTAGGTTTTTGGTATTAACGgtttttttacgcaactcggtgatgacgtcatgttggggagaggtcgaggaaaggtagcctcagtctagtattatgctgcgttccaggcaacccgtaacccgtgtttttccaaccttaaacccgtgaaagtgcactggaacgacaatcaaacccgtgacttcccacccgtgaactcgtgtctcgtactagatcgatatactccgagttccgaggtcacacagcacacgaaacaacgatgacagccaaatgaggaattgccaagaactgatgtccgtcaaagcctgtaatgcatggtccgaggagaatgagtggagttggtgaagtgtcctggtgagttgctatcatttagcatcgcagcaatgagcactggagctagtctacgagcagcagtgcacaataatgacatatttgtttttttactgtcattgagtagcacagagtgaaaaatcaacgttttctttatatctagtggcagtgatcatgacatTAGTTCAGATAAGTATCAGTAACCTTTGTCAGATAAGTATcagtaacctttgtcatagtgtcatagaactggtaaactttgtctttgtcatctagaaatagaaggcatcatgctagctatatggacgtttctaagcgtttctctcttcctccggtgaaaatgttgttgcaaacgtagccgcatttgtgtcgctgtgtttggcaggtgcttgtgtgggcgGCGCTGTCCCATGTAAATTGCGTTGGAAAGCTTttgctgtagggaagtgagtgcgtttgggtcgctgttggtcgatatctctccatctatctgtctgtctatctatctatatatgtagtctatctatctatatatatctatgtatttatctgtttatctataatctgtgctatctgaatactctcgtctactactcgtctctctctagtcactctcaatgctctcaagacgggctttggtaaattctctccccaacgtgacgtgatgcaatgcattgtgggggaaaggagactgctgcaagatagtacctactttttcgtattatattccattttgtgatacccaacaacataaaatacaatggataacagtttaaatgtgtattaccaacaagcaaattgcacaaattcgttaaaaaattaaccttgcaacacggcctttaaatTATTAAGAGATTTATAAAATTAAAGGAGAAAAAACTGTGCCAAGTTTCTATTCATTGTGACACGATCCAAAGTTCACGTAGGCTTTAGGCCTAAAGGAAAACCAACCAGAAAGCCGTTTTATCTATTTTGCAAACGCTTTAGTttcctttctttttattattatttttaccaagTCTTTACAGTGATAAATGATGTCTTGCATGTATGACCAACCAAGACTAAATTACGATTAACAGTTGGGAAAACATTAGTGATCCTTAGGGATCAACATATCAGGCTGATTTTTGAGGGATTTACGTGTATCGCATAGGCCAATAAGTGACTGCTGCGTTCTCCAATAGATTTTCTTGCCATTATTTACAGATAGGCATCCACAGGCAGCTCTGTGTTGCTGGAGATGCTGTAGTACACACTGGCCCTCTAGTAGAGTGCTGGAAGCCTGCTCTGGTAAGTTTGAAACTTTCAAAGCATAGTTTAACTGTTTGACTTAGCTGAAATATTGCCATACACTTTGAAAGTGCACGACAGACGCCACAGGAGCGCAAACATGTCTTcttgaataaatgattaaatgaaaaaaagaataacagTAGATTTTTGCCACCTACTGGAGTGATGTAATCAATATAATCTTTAACTGATGAGACTCCTTTCACTTTAGCCATTTTATTGGTTATTCcttaaaattgaaatatttacacTTCAAGTATTTGCCCTTCCCcactaaattttttattattattaaaataaataatatttattaaaaataacaatacccaaccctactAAGACATACTCATTTTATTATATGTAGAAAAACTGAAACCATGGCAGTCTTAAATTACAAATCAAACACTTTATTTCAATGGCTACTTTTCAGGTTTAttgttttcttaaattatttaaatgtcttgACAGTCAGGACATTTTGTGATGACCTGATTATAATATGTCATATGTAGATGTTGATGAAAGCCTTTTAGCCTTGCACAGTTAACCATATGCAGTACACCCATCCATATTAAAGggaggtgaaatgctatttcatgcatactgagttttttacactgttaaagagttggattcccatgctaaacatggacaaagtttcaaaaattaagttgtaccaaaaatacttcttccgttttgtcacaagtttcggaaagttttttttcgagtatggctctgtgtgacgttagatggagcggaatttccttatatgggtcctaagggctcgtctgccggaagagcgcgcgctcccgtatagcagagcactgagagcacaacagacttcactgatcagagcgagagcgtcgcgaaatgtcacaaaaggagtgtgtttttggttgccagggcaagacaaccctgcacagattaccaaaagagaaacagcattaagggaccagtggatggagtttatttttacagagcatcaacggagttgtgcaagtgtttgtgtttgttcccctgaatttcgaagatgcttgtttttcaAACAtggtccagtttgacgccaggtttgcacatcatttatttcttaaggataatgcagtcccaacgaaaaagggtcacgatcgtgtgttggaaccgcaggcggtgagtaaaactgcttcaaatatctctgtgttgttaacttagctatcggcgcgtaagcacatcaagtaaacaacgtgagatgttgtcatcaaactgcactttccacatgtacagcttaaaaaaaaaaaaaaagatgacaaagtggaacttagtcattttctaaaaccgctaagcaaatatatacagtttcagtaaataccacatagagacgttgttgctgatgctgctcttgttaaatttcagcatctggatcataaatatacgctgaatctgacggttggccatggtttgttttggatgatgtttttttcctcacggtaatgtcacagcttccacatgctctcaacgcaaaagcctactggcgctcgtgattctttagctccgcccacacgtcacgcctccagtcggtcatgtttttccgggaaaaatcggtacagactatctttctcttatgaatacaataaaactaaagactttttggagttatgaaggatgcagtactactctataggtactcaagattaacaggatattgagtgaaaacgagcatttcaccccccccccccccccctttaagttcagTAAATGTTCCTTTTTTAATTTGAGACTTGTAACATTTGGTTTcattgtgtcatttttattatgtaaattgaGTGAGAAAAAGCAGTATCGGCTCCAAATATCAGCTCAAGAAAATCAGCAGCCCGTATCGGTCATCGGCTAAGGCTATCGGTCCATATCGGTCGATCCCTACAGATCGTGCTCTAGCCTCACGCACAGGCACAACATTTTTGGTACCTTGACCTCacagcctgttcattatcaaaataaaatatgtataaagaaAATAGAAATAGTCTGTTGTTACATTCAGTGTAAACAGTGCCTCACTATGCTGGTATAGCCTTTGTGAAGGATGATGATTTACTTCAATAATGCAAGTTAAGTGTAAAACCtatatgcaataaatattttagatCCAAATGTTTCTATATTCGCAAATATTTGGATGCTGTGCCAAACGAGAGAGGTAGGCTTCAGATTCCCTTTAAATGAACTAGTTGACTTTCATATAGCCTAAGTACTGTGAATTTTAGAGGTTTGTGGAGGAAAGGAAATAGTACAAAATATAACAAGTAGAGTTAGAATCAGTTCACTTGACAATTCAGTTAGGTACCAATTTCAATGTTTCAAGATCAGTTTCAGCTTTACGGAAGATGGTATGTATCAATCTAGTTTGTTTAACTCAAGATTTGCTTTGTTTCTGGAAGTCTTTCCACAGTCGTTCCACTTCTCTAGTGTGAATTTTCATATGGAATTCAAGGTattattttttatggaaactCTTCCACATCTCAGGCTTCTCTCCAATCTGAGTTCTCAAGTTCTTGTTAAAACTTCCTTTCTGTGTGAGTTTCCACTCTGTTTgcaggtaaaacaacaacaaaaataactcTTCGTAATGTGAATTCGCCTGTGGGTGTAAAGGTTTCATTTCTTTCTAGTAGGTTTCTTTTCAGTGTGAACTTTCATGTGGTAATTAAGGTTTCCATGTtgactgaaactctttccacactgtttgcaggtgaaaggcttctctccagtgtgaactctcatgtggtaATTAAGGCCTCCTGGTTGACTAAAAGTCTTTCCACACTGCTTAcaggtgaaaggtttctctccagtgtgagttctCATGTGGTAATTAAGGTTTCCATTTTGACTGAAAGTCTTTCCACAATGTTtgcaggtgaaaggcttctcccctgtgtgaactctcatgtggtaATTAAGGTTTCCTGGTTGACTAAAAGtctttccacactgtttgcaggtgaaaggtttctctccagtgtgagttctCATGTGGTAATTAAGGTTTCCTGGTTGACTGAAAGtctttccacactgtttgcaggtgaaaggcttctcCCCTGTGTGGATTCTCATGTGAGCTTCAATATGTGCATGTtgactgaaactctttccacactgaaagCACATGAAATAACTCATAGTTCCTGTCTTTTGAGCTCTTTTTCTTGTGGAAGTCTTTTCAGACTGCAAGGAACAAAACTTATTTTCTCCAGTTACGAAATCATGAGGATTCTCATCCTGATCATTCTCTTGAGTTTCATTCAGTACTTCCATCTCCTCTTTCAGTGAATTTAGGTCTAGggtggaaaacaaacaaaaaaagttaaccCCAGTTATATGGCACAAAGCAATCTAAATCAAAATGTAATGCATGTATACTAGATCCTATACCAGGGTGTCCAAACTTGCTCCTGGTGGGCCGgtgtcctacagagtttagctccaacttaaATCTGCTAGAAGTTTCTGAGATGTTAAAAAGTCATTAATGAGCTTTAATTGGGATTAGTGTTTAACTCTGTAGGCCAATCAGGGCTCCAGGCTCATTCTTCCCACTGGTCTTTATGTTGATCGCATGAGTACATGATTTGGTGGGAATTTATTTTGTGTGACAACATGGGATTAATCAATGCATGATGGTGAACTTTTATCATAGTTTATTGTTAATTGGAAACAAAGGTTGATATTGAACCTGTTTGTTTTAATCAGTAGAAGTATTAATGATTAGAATTTTGTAAATGGGAGTTCCTCTTTTGCAACAATAAGATGAATTATATACCAACTAATAAATGACAGAACGTTTGGCAAACACTGAGGAATTAAAAATTAAAGACTTTCAAAAGCTTCCATAGCATAATGTGAGGTAAACAGCAAAGATAAAAAGCTTCTCTACCATAAAATTATATAAGACCACACACAccctttctattattattttaaatggttgcTCATTGGGAGACGTATAAAGTCAATTACAAATTTACTTTTGTGCCTGAAGCAATGTGTGTaagtaataattatataatataattaagggtgtggccacttgagtgacaggtggattggcgctgctgacactgccgtcgagctaggtgggcgtggcttcagcaaccagctcccacctttttgcccattttcgattgtccgggagagtcacATGGCGCCGGCCTGCTTTGCACACTTTGAGCTTTAAAAATGCTCTTCAGGAGTCTATGGGTCCATGTTTTTGTACAATCTAtggttgtagtccaaacaagtcaTTCATTGtggtttttgaaaagtgatttctgtcaAATTAATAAGCCTAAAGTTATCAGAGGTGCTACatcaatggaagaaaaaaaatcattactatTGATAACTATTTATCTTAAGTGCTTATGGACCATTATGTAGTGCATGCAAAGTTTGATTCCAacatataatcatttattttaatcaactCTCTATGGACATCATGGCAgttgaatcgccattggctagtacaaTTGTTTGTtaacttgccaaactgatatagaTACTGTATaggtttgtaaaatggcacagctttCAAGCATTATAATATGACATTTTGATCAAgtattttttatgacatcattttAGTAATTAGAATTACAATttggtaaccatgtatgaatgcacagGCACTTTAACTGAATTTAGGACTGGTGGTGGTGgtttttggtcattcagtgtttctgaaaaaaaaagaggaaaatctaataataatactgataagaggatgaggataataataataataataataatctgaaattctactaataagaacagTATAAAACACACTAAGGATTAACAAGCTGCTGAATTCATGAAAATTAATTaggttgtgtgtgtttgctcaaaCTGGTTCCCtaaaatcaaaacagggatgataacaggtgagcaccagccaatttaattgccatttgcgcattaatTCTGCCCACTACTAGAAAACCTggcagttcttaaaagctgaTAAAATCCGTAGGAACTCtgtttattttgacaggaaaatataaCAAAGAATATTATTTACATCTAACGCAATAAACCTTTCCCCGAAGTGACGGTGAGTCATGCGCCGTTACACTAGATTTCACGGTACTTCAAATACAGGTTTGTTGTACATCCATTGAgttgaactgaaaaatattaattaattttaactacAAATGTAgagaataaatattaatacagaGGGATTCTTTTTGAAAGATTATTATTTGGTGTATCTGGTGtaacagaatgtgttttttgaacattaaagcatgtctacataatctttttcaaatactgtacattattgtagatcCTCCATGCCCCGCCTCTCATAAACGCGTCATTTTCAACAAAGTCCAACTTGTCCAAATTGTCCAACTGACCAAGTGCATTGTAATTAACCACACACCGCAAGCACTTGTCgaaaatgtaacgcccctttccacaACACTTCTATTACATTCTTCATAAACATCATTCATTTCTGTAGAACTGGACATTTGAATAAGGATCAAATGAGTTCAGAATTGAGaatgaaaaccaacctgtttgttcttcaATCTTaatgtcttcactctcctctttaataaactccatctttgtttgttcctcagtttcttcatgtttgactctgaatgtttcttcaatcttcatgTCTTCACTATCTTCTTTAATAAATGCCATCTTTATTATCGTGTGTCACGTGGATCTCAGCTGCTTCAGGAGTTTTTCTATGCATTTGGACACTTTGCCCTGTTTAAGATGACAATAATTAACagtaaattattttcaaaaataaatgcaaacttaATATCTGAGCGTGTCTCAATCACCTCCATAGTTCAGTAGTAATTGGGAGTAAGGGAGTAAGGGAGTAAGTCGAGTTAGAGTTTTAAATGACCTGAATAAAgtcaaattaaatacaattatacagTCATTTACTGTCATGTGtttatggtatatttggtattcAACTATTTAAACATAATATGAAATAGATTACGGTTTTAagaacacatttgtaaaagtcattcgcaggggcggatctaccggggtggcaaatgccacccttaaagaaagccttgccaccccagtTAGCAGCAACAAATTAAAAGTTATGGCTTTTAAGAAAATGTACAAGCGCGAATCTCCAATGTCTGACTAAAGTGAATGCAGCCAGCACGAGAATACGACAGAGTAGCAATAgactatattttacatttttttggaaAACTTTATGAGTGCACGCGAAGCGGAGTAGCGAGGGAACCCGGAGTCGTGAGGAGACACAGGaggaaaaaggtaaaaaaaaattgattatctGTATATCAAGAAATGAAGCTATAATGATAGCACAGTGCTAGCATAGTTGAAATGTTGACTTTGAGATGATAAATATCGGGTTGAAGAATGTTATTTCACTAACTAATGTTACAGTGGTGTAGTCTACTTCGTGATACTTTACCCATTTCgaaactttcacactttcatt harbors:
- the LOC127956050 gene encoding gastrula zinc finger protein XlCGF49.1, encoding MAFIKEDSEDMKIEETFRVKHEETEEQTKMEFIKEESEDIKIEEQTDLNSLKEEMEVLNETQENDQDENPHDFVTGENKFCSLQSEKTSTRKRAQKTGTMSYFMCFQCGKSFSQHAHIEAHMRIHTGEKPFTCKQCGKTFSQPGNLNYHMRTHTGEKPFTCKQCGKTFSQPGNLNYHMRVHTGEKPFTCKHCGKTFSQNGNLNYHMRTHTGEKPFTCKQCGKTFSQPGGLNYHMRVHTGEKPFTCKQCGKSFSQHGNLNYHMKVHTEKKPTRKK